A section of the Oryzias latipes chromosome 8, ASM223467v1 genome encodes:
- the ppp4c gene encoding serine/threonine-protein phosphatase 4 catalytic subunit — translation MCVTMGDISDLDRQIEQLRRCELIKENEVKALCAKAREILVEESNVQRVDSPVTVCGDIHGQFYDLKELFRVGGDVPETNYLFMGDFVDRGFYSVETFLLLLALKVRYPDRITLIRGNHESRQITQVYGFYDECLRKYGSVTVWRYCTEIFDYLSLSAIIDGKIFCVHGGLSPSIQTLDQIRTIDRKQEVPHDGPMCDLLWSDPEDTTGWGVSPRGAGYLFGSDVVAQFNAANDIHMICRAHQLVMEGYKWHFNETVLTVWSAPNYCYRCGNVAAILELDEHLQREFIIFEAAPQETRGIPSKKPVADYFL, via the exons ATGTGCGTGACAATGGGAGACATCAGTGACCTGGACCGGCAGATAGAGCAGCTGCGAAGATGTGAGCTGATCAAGGAGAACGAAGTCAAAGCGCTGTGCGCCAAAGCCAG AGAAATCCTGGTTGAAGAGAGTAACGTTCAGAGAGTAGACTCTCCAGTCACT GTTTGTGGTGATATACACGGTCAGTTCTATGACCTGAAAGAACTCTTCAGA GTGGGGGGAGATGTCCCAGAGACCAATTATCTCTTCATGGGGGACTTTGTGGACAGAGGCTTCTACAGCGTGGAGACTTTCCTTCTGCTGCTGGCCCTCAAG GTGCGTTATCCAGACAGGATCACTTTGATCCGGGGAAACCACGAGTCCAGGCAGATCACACAGGTCTATGGCTTCTACGATGAGTGCCTCCGCAAGTACGGCTCTGTGACGGTGTGGAGATACTGCACCGAGATATTCGACTACCTGTCGCTCTCTGCCATCATCGATGGAAAG ATCTTCTGTGTGCACGGAGGGCTGTCCCCCTCCATCCAAACACTGGACCAGATCCGGACCAttgacaggaaacaggaagtgcctcACGATGGGCCCATGTGTGACCTTCTGTGGTCAGACCCTGAAG ACACCACCGGGTGGGGGGTCAGTCCCAGAGGGGCTGGATATCTGTTCGGGAGCGACGTGGTGGCTCAGTTCAACGCCGCCAACGACATCCACATGATTTGTCGAGCGCACCAGCTGGTCATGGAGGGCTACAAGTGGCACTTCAACGAGACTGTGCTCACCGTGTGGTCCGCACCCAACTACTGCTACAG GTGTGGAAACGTTGCGGCCATCTTGGAGCTGGATGAGCATCTACAGCGGGAGTTCATCATATTTGAAGCAGcgccacaggagaccagaggcATCCCCTCCAAGAAGCCCGTCGCCGACTATTTCCTGTAG